Proteins encoded in a region of the Chelonoidis abingdonii isolate Lonesome George chromosome 2, CheloAbing_2.0, whole genome shotgun sequence genome:
- the ANKRD39 gene encoding ankyrin repeat domain-containing protein 39, producing the protein MRAEPAAGRLQARSAKAAGLAQCQSLGSGSGWRDDRLAASGAPVGPRTPAPRRSGAGRVGGGRTCVWRWLLRCPLPCLSKHYASRNGHGAICQFLLQSGARCNAQTHGGATALHRASYCGHVDVARLLLAYGADPGIADDDGMTSLHKAAVGGHRELCELLLQHSPVLKSIQDRRARRACDLVPGSGTLRDLLET; encoded by the exons ATGCGGGCCGAGCCCGCGGCGGGGCGTCTCCAAGCCCGCTCCGCCAAGGCCGCTGGACTCGCCCAGTGTCAGTCCCTCGGTTCCGGCTCCGGCTGGCGGGACGACAGGTTGGCCGCCTCCGGAGCTCCCGTGGGTCCTCGAACCCCCGCCCCCCGCCGTTCCGGCGCCGGAC GTGTGGGAGGCGGAAGGACCTGTGTGTGGAGGTGGCTCCTGAGGTGCCCTCTTCCCTGTCTTTCAAAGCACTACGCCAGCCGCAACGGGCACGGTGCCATCTGCCAGTTCCTGCTGCAGAGTGGGGCCCGGTGCAACGCCCAGACCCATGGCGGAGCCACCGCCCTGCACCGAGCCAGCTACTGCGGCCACGTGGACgtggccaggctgctgctggcctatGGAGCTGACCCCGGCATTGCAGATGACGACGGCATGACAAGTTTGCATAAG GCCGCCGTGGGAGGCCACCGTGAGCTCTGTGAGCTCTTGCTGCAGCACAGTCCGGTACTGAAGAGCATCCAGGACAGGAGGGCCAGGAGAGCGTGTGACCTGGTCCCCGGCAGTGGCACCTTGCGGGACCTCCTGGAGACCTGA